A stretch of the Mesorhizobium huakuii genome encodes the following:
- a CDS encoding transcriptional regulator GutM: MAIWQWGLLLLVIVWALQSLGVWLQMRHYSDVFRGVTDQYKDGFVGAGNFRGRLAKGTIALVVVTPDLIVRRLMVMSGRSVFTKFKRHQEFEGVPLDRLRSNPAIMGEGEPGVAEAVKRAIEQIDKARSEPGKKPGLSGLNVARA, from the coding sequence ATGGCGATTTGGCAGTGGGGACTGCTTCTGCTGGTTATTGTGTGGGCGCTGCAGTCGCTCGGCGTCTGGCTGCAGATGCGGCACTATTCGGATGTCTTTCGAGGCGTCACCGACCAGTACAAGGATGGCTTCGTCGGAGCCGGCAATTTTCGCGGCCGGTTGGCCAAGGGCACCATCGCGCTCGTCGTGGTGACACCTGACCTGATCGTGCGCCGCCTGATGGTGATGAGCGGCCGGTCCGTCTTCACCAAGTTCAAGAGACATCAAGAATTCGAGGGTGTTCCCCTCGATCGACTCCGGTCCAACCCTGCGATCATGGGGGAGGGGGAACCCGGTGTGGCCGAGGCCGTGAAGCGGGCGATCGAACAGATCGACAAAGCACGGTCGGAGCCGGGGAAGAAGCCGGGTCTATCCGGTTTGAACGTAGCAAGGGCCTAG
- a CDS encoding HAD family hydrolase, producing the protein MARPRPIIFDCDGVLVDSEPLAARAYERVYERHGMPGVHGGIIAQCVGMKQSDIIVRIKELTGHQFPATADGDIWAETKILFTEELKPTPGIAAFLETLEGNRCVASSSSVERINHSLAVTGLAHLFGDAIYSSSMVKNGKPAPDIFLFAAARMGADPADCIVIEDSPFGIQGAVAAGMTAIGYTGGGHTYAEHGARLTAAGADFVCADWQEISRQLSGLGVPA; encoded by the coding sequence GTGGCGCGACCAAGGCCTATCATCTTCGATTGCGACGGCGTTCTCGTCGACAGCGAGCCGCTGGCCGCCAGGGCCTATGAGCGCGTCTATGAAAGGCACGGCATGCCAGGCGTCCATGGCGGCATCATCGCCCAATGCGTCGGCATGAAGCAGTCCGACATCATCGTCAGGATCAAGGAATTGACCGGGCATCAATTTCCCGCCACGGCCGACGGCGACATCTGGGCCGAGACCAAGATCCTGTTCACCGAGGAATTGAAGCCGACGCCGGGAATCGCCGCGTTTCTGGAAACACTCGAGGGCAACCGCTGCGTTGCCTCGTCATCCTCCGTCGAGCGCATCAACCACAGCCTTGCCGTCACCGGGCTGGCGCATTTGTTCGGCGATGCGATCTACAGCTCTTCGATGGTCAAGAACGGCAAGCCGGCGCCCGACATCTTCCTGTTCGCCGCAGCCAGGATGGGGGCCGACCCGGCCGACTGCATCGTCATCGAGGATTCGCCCTTCGGCATCCAGGGTGCCGTTGCCGCCGGCATGACGGCGATCGGCTACACCGGCGGCGGCCACACCTATGCCGAGCACGGCGCGCGGCTGACGGCGGCGGGTGCCGATTTCGTCTGCGCCGACTGGCAAGAAATTAGCCGGCAATTGTCCGGGCTCGGCGTGCCGGCCTAG
- a CDS encoding FGGY-family carbohydrate kinase, whose product MMPLVIGIDIGTSGARAVAMRPDFSIAGQSAVRLDRFGQNPRDPSAWWQAVQTALTELLSGIDRAEVRAIAIDGTSGTLLPVDAAGRPLAEPLMYNDKVDDADILAAVAREAPEASAAHGATSGLAKALRFQHLPGIAAVLHQADWIAGNLSGRFDVSDENNALKTGYDVEARRWPDWIAATGMRMDLLPRVVEPSDVTGTLTAAAAQLFGLPRDVVVVAGTTDGCASFLATGATAAGEGVTALGSSLTIKILSDRPISAPRFGIYSHRLGDTWLAGGASNSGGKVLAQHFSLARIIELSTAIDPTTETGLDYYPLGMAGERFPIADPALPPRLTPRPDNDADYLKAMFEGMAAIEALGYRRLAELGAPALTSVRSVGGGAANAAWTAIRQRKLGVDFLPTLSDEAAAGTARLALKGASKAGLL is encoded by the coding sequence ATGATGCCCCTTGTCATCGGCATCGACATTGGCACGTCGGGCGCGCGCGCCGTCGCCATGCGCCCGGATTTTTCCATTGCCGGCCAGTCCGCTGTCCGGCTCGACAGATTTGGCCAAAATCCCCGAGACCCCTCGGCATGGTGGCAAGCCGTGCAGACGGCTCTGACGGAGCTGCTTTCGGGCATCGACCGTGCCGAGGTCCGCGCCATCGCCATCGACGGCACGTCAGGCACGCTGCTGCCGGTCGACGCCGCCGGGCGGCCGCTGGCCGAACCGTTGATGTACAACGACAAGGTCGACGACGCCGACATCCTGGCCGCCGTCGCCCGCGAGGCGCCTGAGGCAAGTGCCGCGCACGGCGCGACTTCAGGCCTCGCCAAGGCCCTGCGGTTCCAGCATCTGCCCGGCATCGCAGCCGTGCTGCACCAGGCAGACTGGATCGCCGGCAATCTGTCCGGCCGCTTCGATGTCAGCGACGAGAACAATGCGCTGAAGACAGGTTATGACGTCGAGGCGCGCCGCTGGCCGGACTGGATCGCGGCGACCGGCATGCGCATGGATTTGCTGCCGCGAGTCGTCGAACCAAGCGATGTCACCGGCACGCTCACTGCCGCTGCCGCGCAGCTTTTCGGTCTGCCGCGCGATGTGGTCGTGGTCGCCGGCACCACGGATGGCTGCGCCTCGTTCCTGGCGACGGGCGCCACGGCCGCCGGCGAAGGCGTCACGGCACTGGGATCTTCGCTCACCATCAAGATCCTCTCCGACCGGCCGATCTCGGCACCGCGCTTCGGCATCTACAGCCATCGCCTCGGCGACACCTGGCTGGCGGGTGGCGCGTCGAATTCCGGTGGCAAGGTGCTGGCGCAGCATTTTTCACTGGCGCGGATCATCGAGCTGAGTACCGCGATCGACCCCACGACAGAAACCGGCCTCGACTACTATCCGCTCGGCATGGCCGGTGAGCGCTTCCCCATCGCCGATCCGGCCCTGCCGCCGCGCCTTACCCCCAGGCCGGATAACGACGCCGACTATCTCAAGGCGATGTTCGAGGGCATGGCCGCGATCGAAGCGCTCGGCTACCGCAGGCTGGCCGAACTCGGCGCGCCGGCGCTGACATCGGTCAGGAGTGTCGGCGGCGGCGCGGCAAATGCGGCCTGGACGGCGATCCGGCAACGCAAGCTCGGCGTCGATTTTCTGCCCACGCTTTCCGACGAGGCGGCCGCCGGCACGGCGCGGCTGGCGCTGAAGGGTGCAAGCAAGGCGGGACTGCTATGA
- the ptsP gene encoding phosphoenolpyruvate--protein phosphotransferase, which translates to MERSTIVRVHEGLHARPATRFVKLAKGFESDVELVKDGKAVSAKSSVKLMLLAVKENQEVTVRANGADAIEAIEALIGYLENPKAGLDDEAEPHSPANDAGQETAPAPVLQSVPGQANGLRGVAASEGVAIGPAFAHFPPDIAGQGRLLQADEIAGEIDRFRTAVAAVQARMDRALAQDSLSAGDRGIVAALRDIAADDSLTGEAEKAIKGGNDAVSAVITAAATIAADFNAVDDHYLNARADDVHAVGRQICLVLLGQDDVSLENIPEGAILIADDIGAWDLARAPLKRIGGVICGHGGATSHIAIIARSHGIPAVLGLGDQVNALRTARDVALDGNTGHVIIDPDAATRADYAGRVEAAAKERAGLTAFKTVTPKRADGKVIEVAANIGSLEEIEAAQEAGAMGVGLFRTELLFMRHMHLPSEDMQAETYAALAKAFAPYPVIVRTLDIGGDKPIAGIEFPDEENPFLGWRGIRMCLDRPDIFKRQLRALLRAAVHGNIKVMLPMVSDISEVTRTRALVDECAAELKAEGMAHATFDLGVMIETPAAVLIAPALAREVAFFSIGTNDLTQYIMAADRLNPTVAKLNDVTNPAVMSAIELTAKAGVAAGIMVGMCGEAAGRPDLIPAFIEMGLTELSMSPASIQRAKKTITAMATGD; encoded by the coding sequence ATGGAACGCTCGACCATCGTCAGAGTGCATGAAGGTTTGCACGCCCGTCCCGCCACGCGGTTCGTCAAGCTCGCCAAGGGCTTCGAATCCGATGTCGAACTGGTCAAGGACGGCAAGGCGGTCAGCGCCAAAAGCTCCGTCAAGCTGATGCTGCTGGCGGTCAAGGAAAACCAGGAAGTCACCGTGCGGGCCAACGGCGCCGACGCCATCGAGGCGATCGAAGCGCTGATCGGCTATCTGGAAAACCCCAAGGCGGGCCTCGACGATGAAGCCGAGCCGCACAGCCCGGCCAATGATGCCGGCCAGGAAACGGCACCCGCACCGGTGCTCCAATCCGTGCCCGGTCAGGCAAACGGCTTGCGCGGTGTCGCCGCCAGCGAGGGCGTCGCCATCGGGCCAGCTTTCGCACATTTCCCGCCTGACATCGCCGGACAGGGCCGCCTGTTGCAGGCTGACGAAATCGCCGGCGAGATCGACAGGTTCCGTACCGCCGTCGCCGCCGTCCAGGCGCGCATGGACCGAGCCCTGGCGCAGGACAGCCTGTCCGCGGGAGACCGTGGCATCGTCGCGGCACTCAGGGATATCGCCGCCGACGACAGCCTGACCGGCGAGGCCGAAAAGGCGATCAAGGGCGGCAATGATGCGGTCTCGGCCGTCATCACCGCAGCCGCCACCATCGCCGCCGATTTCAACGCCGTCGACGATCACTATCTCAATGCCCGGGCGGACGATGTCCATGCCGTGGGGCGGCAGATCTGCCTGGTGCTGCTCGGCCAGGACGACGTCAGCCTCGAAAACATCCCCGAAGGCGCCATTCTGATCGCCGACGACATCGGCGCCTGGGATCTGGCGCGCGCGCCGCTGAAGCGCATTGGCGGCGTCATTTGCGGCCATGGCGGCGCCACATCGCACATCGCCATCATCGCTCGCTCGCATGGTATTCCGGCGGTGTTGGGCCTTGGCGACCAGGTCAATGCCTTGCGCACCGCGCGCGACGTGGCGCTTGACGGCAACACCGGCCATGTGATCATCGACCCGGACGCGGCGACGCGCGCCGATTACGCGGGCCGTGTCGAGGCGGCGGCCAAGGAACGCGCCGGCCTGACCGCCTTCAAGACGGTGACACCCAAGCGCGCCGACGGCAAGGTGATCGAGGTCGCGGCCAATATCGGCTCACTGGAGGAGATCGAGGCGGCGCAGGAAGCCGGCGCCATGGGTGTCGGCCTGTTCCGCACCGAGCTACTGTTCATGCGCCACATGCACCTTCCCTCGGAAGACATGCAGGCCGAGACCTATGCGGCGTTGGCCAAGGCCTTTGCACCCTATCCGGTCATCGTGCGCACGCTCGACATCGGCGGCGACAAGCCGATTGCCGGCATCGAGTTCCCCGACGAGGAGAACCCCTTTCTCGGCTGGCGCGGCATCCGCATGTGCCTCGACCGGCCCGATATCTTCAAGCGCCAGCTCAGGGCGCTGCTGAGGGCCGCTGTGCACGGCAACATCAAGGTGATGCTGCCGATGGTGTCCGATATTTCCGAAGTCACGCGCACCCGCGCACTGGTCGACGAATGCGCTGCCGAACTCAAGGCCGAAGGCATGGCGCATGCGACGTTCGATCTCGGCGTAATGATCGAAACCCCGGCCGCCGTGTTGATCGCGCCGGCGCTGGCCAGAGAGGTGGCCTTCTTCTCGATCGGCACCAACGACCTGACCCAGTACATCATGGCCGCCGACCGGCTCAACCCGACCGTCGCCAAGCTCAACGACGTCACCAATCCGGCGGTCATGTCGGCGATCGAGTTGACGGCCAAAGCCGGCGTCGCCGCCGGCATCATGGTCGGCATGTGCGGCGAGGCCGCCGGACGGCCGGATTTGATCCCGGCCTTCATCGAGATGGGCCTGACCGAGCTTTCGATGAGCCCGGCCTCGATCCAGCGCGCCAAGAAGACGATCACGGCCATGGCAACCGGGGACTAG
- the srlA gene encoding PTS glucitol/sorbitol transporter subunit IIC, with translation MSVFSLLAQHADMAVHNLHVAGAMVSDAALHGKLAVEHASDHLVVLAQADSGPITVDQFKEKLKEVQQEEQLGWLTAIGKYFIGIFQKGGEVFAGFVTGIIPTLVVLMTAFYAVTELVGEERVHGLARGAGRIALTRYTLLPLLAVFFLTNPMAYTFGSFLEEKHKPAFYDAAVSYVHPPLGLFPHINPGEYFVWGGILVALLELEKKGVVVAGYHVKVAIWYAIVGLVVILLKGMLTERITMIMARRQGVEL, from the coding sequence ATGTCTGTATTTTCGTTGTTGGCGCAGCATGCCGACATGGCCGTGCACAATCTGCATGTCGCAGGTGCCATGGTCTCGGATGCTGCATTGCATGGCAAGCTCGCCGTCGAGCATGCGTCCGATCATCTCGTTGTCCTGGCGCAAGCAGACAGCGGACCCATAACCGTCGATCAGTTCAAGGAAAAGCTGAAGGAAGTCCAGCAGGAAGAGCAGCTCGGCTGGCTGACCGCCATCGGCAAGTACTTCATCGGCATCTTCCAGAAGGGCGGCGAAGTGTTCGCCGGCTTCGTCACCGGCATCATTCCGACGCTGGTGGTGCTGATGACCGCCTTCTACGCCGTCACCGAGCTGGTCGGCGAGGAGCGCGTGCACGGCCTGGCGCGCGGCGCCGGCAGGATTGCCTTGACCCGCTATACACTGCTGCCGCTGCTGGCGGTGTTCTTCCTGACCAATCCGATGGCCTACACGTTCGGATCGTTCCTCGAAGAAAAGCACAAGCCGGCCTTCTATGACGCGGCCGTGTCCTACGTGCACCCGCCGCTTGGCCTATTCCCGCACATCAATCCGGGTGAATATTTCGTCTGGGGCGGTATTCTCGTGGCTCTGCTCGAGCTTGAGAAGAAGGGCGTTGTCGTCGCCGGTTACCACGTCAAGGTGGCGATCTGGTACGCCATTGTCGGCCTCGTCGTCATCCTGCTCAAGGGCATGCTGACCGAGCGCATCACCATGATCATGGCACGCCGCCAGGGCGTCGAGCTGTAA
- a CDS encoding TIGR01459 family HAD-type hydrolase, whose product MSAKTIERLDGIGPLAERYQIFLLDQFGVLHDGQAPYPGAVEALSELKRAGKTVVLISNSGKRARPNEDRLLKLGFAAGSWDHFVSSGEVAWRSFNDMAASGKLRPGTKCLLISRDNDRTAIEGLPFVLTEAGEDAELVLISASEGDRHDLDHYRELLARAAARQVPCFCTNPDRIMLTAVGPRFGAGEIADLYESLGGSVTRIGKPYPAIFDAALALAGEPERGSVVCVGDSVEHDIAGGNGAGVATALVLGGILADTPDLAAVFDEQQAWPDYITGSFSLR is encoded by the coding sequence ATGAGCGCGAAAACAATCGAACGCCTCGACGGCATCGGACCGCTGGCTGAGCGCTACCAAATCTTCCTGCTCGACCAGTTCGGCGTACTGCATGACGGCCAGGCTCCTTATCCCGGCGCGGTGGAGGCGTTGTCGGAACTGAAGCGCGCCGGCAAGACGGTGGTGCTGATCTCCAATTCCGGCAAGCGCGCCAGACCCAATGAGGACCGACTGCTGAAGCTCGGCTTCGCCGCCGGAAGCTGGGACCATTTTGTCTCCTCCGGCGAGGTGGCGTGGCGGTCCTTCAATGACATGGCGGCATCGGGAAAGCTGCGTCCGGGGACGAAATGCCTGCTGATCAGCCGCGACAACGACCGCACGGCGATCGAAGGCCTGCCCTTCGTGCTGACCGAGGCCGGTGAAGACGCCGAGCTGGTGCTGATCTCGGCCAGCGAGGGCGACCGCCATGACCTCGACCATTATCGCGAACTACTTGCCCGGGCAGCGGCGCGGCAGGTACCGTGCTTCTGCACCAATCCCGACAGGATCATGCTGACGGCGGTCGGACCGCGCTTCGGCGCCGGCGAGATCGCCGATCTCTACGAAAGCCTGGGCGGCAGTGTCACCCGCATCGGCAAGCCCTATCCGGCGATTTTCGATGCCGCCCTGGCGTTGGCCGGCGAGCCTGAGCGTGGCAGCGTGGTCTGCGTCGGCGACAGCGTCGAGCATGACATAGCGGGCGGCAACGGCGCCGGCGTCGCCACGGCGCTGGTGCTCGGCGGAATATTGGCGGACACACCGGATCTCGCCGCCGTTTTCGACGAGCAGCAGGCCTGGCCCGATTACATCACGGGATCCTTCAGCTTGCGCTGA
- a CDS encoding DUF930 domain-containing protein encodes MKDEARERRRYLLWGIPASLILHVLVAALLIYGLPIPPQQPQEEQPVNVALVPPPDQSKPKPASAPPPKPPEPKVEKPPEQKVEKPPPSEKQAQKPSPVEVLKPVFQFGDKDTGPRKSLDGASAQDRSPSPAKDDASKPPVVPKPADSQPVTPADSEQQAASSAEMDKQQAAKQEADKQAALDAAKQQGEAPAPLAADGGDGEIELPMSAVTPQPKPTNAPKPSPSKASKSASRNGSGFPGVRKLYSQGATGDALATTAMDAVPRGQRAAILCANALQQQLLDASYFPKWVPSVSLKAGNIVDGSDVAFSTTTTWYHLSFRCEVDTDATRVLSLDFRVGAEIPRSEWPRPL; translated from the coding sequence ATGAAGGACGAGGCACGAGAACGGCGTCGGTATCTGTTGTGGGGCATTCCCGCATCGCTGATCCTGCACGTGCTTGTCGCGGCGCTCCTGATATATGGCCTGCCAATTCCTCCCCAACAGCCGCAGGAGGAGCAGCCGGTCAATGTCGCGCTCGTGCCTCCGCCCGATCAGTCGAAGCCGAAACCTGCTTCTGCACCGCCGCCTAAGCCACCGGAACCGAAGGTAGAAAAACCGCCCGAGCAGAAGGTCGAAAAACCGCCTCCGTCGGAAAAGCAGGCGCAGAAGCCCTCGCCAGTCGAGGTGCTGAAGCCTGTTTTTCAGTTCGGCGATAAGGATACCGGCCCGAGGAAATCCCTGGATGGGGCGAGCGCTCAGGACAGATCGCCGTCTCCGGCCAAGGATGACGCTTCGAAGCCGCCTGTCGTGCCGAAGCCCGCAGACAGTCAACCTGTCACGCCGGCAGACTCCGAGCAGCAGGCAGCTTCAAGCGCGGAGATGGACAAACAACAGGCCGCTAAACAGGAGGCAGACAAGCAGGCGGCGCTCGACGCCGCCAAGCAACAGGGCGAGGCACCAGCGCCTTTGGCTGCCGATGGCGGCGACGGCGAGATCGAGCTTCCCATGTCGGCCGTAACGCCGCAGCCCAAACCTACAAATGCGCCGAAGCCCAGCCCCTCAAAAGCCTCGAAGTCTGCATCGCGGAACGGTTCGGGCTTTCCGGGTGTTCGCAAGCTCTACTCGCAAGGCGCTACCGGCGATGCACTGGCCACGACCGCGATGGACGCGGTGCCTCGCGGTCAGCGTGCTGCCATACTTTGCGCCAACGCGTTGCAGCAGCAGTTGCTGGATGCCTCTTATTTTCCCAAATGGGTGCCATCTGTTTCGCTGAAAGCTGGCAATATTGTCGACGGCTCGGATGTCGCTTTCAGCACCACAACGACGTGGTACCATCTGAGCTTCCGGTGCGAGGTCGACACCGATGCGACGAGGGTCTTGTCGCTCGACTTCCGTGTCGGCGCTGAGATTCCACGCAGCGAATGGCCGCGGCCTCTCTAG
- a CDS encoding DUF930 domain-containing protein, which produces MKDEAQERRRNLLWGIPASLILHVLVVALLLYGIPTPPQQPQEEQPVNVAIVPPPDQPKPKPVPPPPPKQPKAEKPPEQKVEKPPEQPPKPVNTPVLKPVFQYGEKDTGPEKSLDGGSAQANAPSPAKEATKPPVEPKPAPTQSAPSANPEEQADTRKADEKPVTASPDANPAQSEEKQATEDTDKQQPDKQEAAPQTDEKQAVPKPLAAEAGGKPAPPPPAEKAKPKPAKPMKFKSAGAFKAPSGKAGRSNPTNTDIAGSPIYSGLPGVRKLYSQGATGDAFATSSMENVPRDQRVANLCGNVLDQELQSADYTPKWVPTIPLKLGNVLNPPQAAFSTRTQWYNLNFRCEVDADATRVLSFNFRVGSLIPPGEWASRGFTKYPLN; this is translated from the coding sequence ATGAAGGACGAGGCACAAGAACGGCGTCGGAATCTGCTGTGGGGCATCCCCGCATCGCTGATCCTGCACGTGCTTGTCGTGGCGCTCCTGTTATACGGTATACCCACGCCTCCCCAACAGCCGCAGGAGGAGCAGCCGGTCAATGTCGCGATCGTGCCTCCACCCGATCAGCCAAAGCCGAAACCTGTTCCTCCGCCGCCGCCAAAGCAGCCCAAAGCCGAAAAGCCACCGGAACAGAAGGTGGAAAAGCCGCCCGAGCAGCCACCTAAGCCGGTGAACACTCCGGTTCTGAAGCCCGTTTTCCAGTATGGCGAGAAAGATACCGGGCCCGAGAAATCTCTCGACGGTGGCAGCGCTCAAGCCAACGCGCCGTCGCCGGCCAAGGAGGCTACCAAGCCGCCGGTCGAACCGAAGCCGGCACCAACCCAGTCCGCTCCGTCAGCAAATCCCGAGGAACAGGCAGATACCAGAAAGGCCGACGAGAAGCCGGTAACCGCCTCGCCGGACGCCAACCCCGCGCAAAGCGAGGAGAAGCAGGCGACTGAGGATACTGACAAACAGCAGCCGGACAAACAGGAGGCGGCGCCGCAAACCGACGAGAAGCAAGCGGTGCCAAAGCCATTGGCTGCCGAGGCCGGCGGCAAGCCTGCACCGCCACCCCCTGCCGAAAAGGCAAAGCCTAAACCTGCAAAGCCGATGAAGTTCAAATCCGCAGGGGCCTTCAAAGCCCCGAGCGGGAAGGCAGGAAGGTCAAATCCCACCAATACCGACATTGCGGGATCGCCGATCTATTCCGGCCTTCCGGGCGTCAGGAAGCTTTACTCGCAGGGAGCAACCGGCGATGCGTTCGCCACAAGTTCCATGGAGAACGTGCCGCGCGATCAGCGCGTTGCCAACCTTTGCGGCAACGTTCTGGACCAGGAATTGCAAAGTGCCGATTATACACCCAAATGGGTGCCGACCATTCCGCTGAAGCTGGGTAACGTTCTTAACCCTCCGCAGGCCGCCTTCAGCACAAGAACCCAATGGTACAATCTGAACTTCCGGTGCGAGGTCGACGCCGATGCGACGAGGGTCCTGTCGTTCAACTTCCGGGTCGGGTCATTGATCCCGCCCGGCGAATGGGCAAGCCGTGGATTCACGAAGTATCCGTTAAATTAG
- a CDS encoding sugar-binding transcriptional regulator — protein sequence MARRRQTGEGRAEEGWAGAETTEQVASESRTDRLRIRAAWMYFVEQMTQNEIADVLGVGRVTIVRMLAEARARNEVKITIESELSEIVRLERALERTFGLQQALVAPLTAPNADPIPAISAKTGAFLSDTMKSGMRVGVGWGRTLFSSLPFISAKSLTDFKVISLLGGVGVVRRYNPAEFAWRFAQIFQGDGYLIPTPAVVDSVETKIALVERCGLQEVFEMANVLDAVLLSVGGIASATTFSRGGFLREADREALLERGAVGDLLFHFFDRNGDLVDHPVNSHVMSVEVDRLRAAPIRILTSGGEEKTEALLGAMNLIAPTILITDEESARRMLEAVSAS from the coding sequence TTGGCCAGGCGACGACAAACCGGAGAGGGGCGTGCCGAAGAGGGGTGGGCGGGAGCCGAAACGACCGAACAGGTCGCTAGTGAAAGCCGGACGGACCGCCTCAGGATCCGGGCCGCCTGGATGTATTTCGTCGAGCAGATGACACAGAACGAGATCGCCGATGTGCTCGGCGTCGGTCGCGTCACCATCGTGCGCATGCTGGCCGAGGCGCGGGCGCGCAACGAGGTGAAGATCACCATCGAGAGCGAATTGTCGGAGATTGTACGGCTGGAGCGCGCCTTGGAACGGACGTTCGGCCTGCAGCAGGCACTGGTGGCGCCGCTCACGGCGCCCAATGCCGATCCGATCCCGGCGATCAGCGCCAAGACCGGGGCTTTCCTGTCCGACACGATGAAGTCAGGCATGCGTGTCGGCGTCGGCTGGGGCCGGACGCTGTTCTCCAGCCTGCCCTTCATCAGCGCCAAATCGCTCACGGACTTCAAGGTCATCTCGCTGCTGGGCGGTGTCGGCGTCGTGCGGCGCTACAACCCGGCCGAGTTCGCCTGGCGCTTCGCCCAGATATTCCAGGGCGACGGCTATCTGATCCCGACGCCGGCCGTCGTCGACAGCGTCGAGACGAAGATCGCGCTGGTCGAGCGCTGCGGCCTGCAGGAGGTTTTTGAGATGGCCAACGTGCTCGATGCCGTTCTGCTGAGCGTCGGTGGCATTGCTTCGGCCACCACCTTCTCGCGCGGCGGCTTTCTCAGGGAAGCGGACCGGGAGGCCCTGCTCGAGCGTGGTGCCGTCGGCGACCTTCTGTTCCATTTCTTCGACCGCAATGGCGATCTGGTCGATCATCCCGTCAACAGCCATGTGATGTCGGTGGAGGTCGACCGTCTGCGCGCGGCGCCAATCCGCATCCTCACCTCCGGCGGCGAGGAGAAGACCGAGGCGCTGCTCGGCGCCATGAACCTGATCGCGCCGACGATCCTGATCACCGATGAGGAAAGCGCAAGGCGTATGCTCGAGGCGGTCAGCGCAAGCTGA
- a CDS encoding PTS glucitol/sorbitol transporter subunit IIA: MTVLLRTRVTAIGPEVADLAEGGVVILFADGSPPELAEVSVLHKTELGPSDGAPQKGASITLGPVSAVITAVGSSAWSKVLEMGHVVISFNGATEAERPGEICASQVDAQALVAALKTDAIITIAA, encoded by the coding sequence ATGACGGTTCTGTTGAGAACACGGGTCACTGCCATCGGGCCCGAAGTGGCGGATCTTGCCGAAGGGGGCGTGGTCATCCTGTTTGCGGATGGCTCGCCGCCGGAGCTTGCCGAGGTTTCGGTGCTCCACAAGACGGAGCTCGGACCCAGCGACGGCGCGCCGCAAAAGGGCGCGTCGATCACTCTTGGTCCGGTTTCCGCAGTCATAACCGCCGTCGGCTCCAGCGCGTGGAGCAAGGTGCTCGAGATGGGCCACGTCGTCATCTCGTTCAACGGCGCCACCGAGGCCGAGAGGCCGGGCGAAATCTGTGCATCGCAGGTCGACGCCCAAGCGCTCGTGGCCGCCCTGAAGACAGACGCGATCATCACCATCGCCGCCTGA